A section of the Schistosoma haematobium chromosome ZW, whole genome shotgun sequence genome encodes:
- the PIK3R3 gene encoding Phosphatidylinositol 3-kinase regulatory subunit gamma (EggNog:ENOG410V5B2~COG:T), whose product MTQSRPYFNYDIHPGRYTCISTFRRTPLSAEEYLDVIAGDILVVECRPQNATAPTSFLYGLNETTKHKGYFPAYCIDIREFGSLQLRSKSTDRIASSHIFPNSQLIKATNVDPQSLLQPVIPPRCKRLLNVSSSSSLLSIPLNSYSHSCTNLSIPSQDTLPHEVQKCNVSVPTLSYRCHQFVNVSISYPLICNLCNDYIVTPRCNANRCFACKSVFHLVCAEYSKRFEVFTCQPPVNDNSTIKSEKLTCSSTCNAFSLLSSSISTTEQPLASWNCNQVAHWLAVVGLGRFVRLFIKLNLDGNFLSEVTYDSPHLCRVADPFARETLERAILTLQGKEPTPGENLDIFANLDIDRKFPGKSSDSRQHDFQLTSFYRIVSCIVCNIPLLGFSHQGFQCKKCGAICHRICKALEYFSNCPGVFCATKEFNPEKPGAGCETNEIPTSLVPYVSEYFGVKLEEQKLDSNSKVPVFLTTCTEQIEKLASESFITASNNPCIQPVDLAMVYQQSALTHTLQELHDTFAHCLPLPGIEQSSTHPLDIVRFAQLMKAFLRDLPVNVIPEEYYLDFCSLANIGNIDEKEKAVHAFLQSFPELHRLCLIHIFNHLVFVLNHQNKLRSYLSDSSSVNLNRSNSFSSINVLNKATPWLMVFRQILVRPPWHLITDIAMGMDTHMRALEALFSSFVDLSTEESECTSQTKNSEAQSDVSDSNLQRNYVSFSQFERISRYQGEKHTSSESVSLYPTNEVAPTINTPPSPTSIAANKKDLKNQEWYWGDITQEVVRELMTDLQDGYFLVRDASGSSSAAFTLVVRWRGLNKLNRIYHRGDYFGFTDPPYPSCRLVSELVEFCRVHPLTLTSCSNLRLIWPVSRRHKRFHGKTDISFDNTVSNENRSDADGVFACFLTESQLNSELKSKAAEINQLDKVITDLQLQSKNAIDLKEEGVRLIKGYQKIRNWLQTSLSQLDDYSYPSEKLKISPQIETLKREIDEIERQIKINKEEVNNQSKLARIICENYANAIFRQRKVRRQAHEIRRALKDRGFKEESLSSSSSSLCDDSISSAKQSIDNQSNIVPGNSISSHDDIYLPEEIRDRRYWFLTDATREKVEELLRDRPAGTFVVRPSATSDKLALGIRLATSVQHCLIHCVNGKYGFVENSCTFESLEALICYYHVENLKRYNNLLNITLKYPIKLQLDD is encoded by the exons ATGACACAAAGCCGCCCATATTTTAACTATGATATACATCCAGGAAGATATACTTGCATTTCGACATTTCGTCGAACTCCTCTCTCAGCAGAGGAATATCTCGATGTTATTGCTGGTGATATTCTAGTGGTTGAATGTCGACCACAAAATG CTACGGCACCGACCTCTTTTTTATATGGACTTAATGAAACAACAAAACATAAAGGATATTTTCCGGCATATTGTATAGATATACGTGAATTCGGATCACTTCAACTAAGAAGCAAAAGCACCGATCGAATTGCTTCTTCCCACATTTTTCCAAATTCACAGCTTATAAAAGCTACAAATGTTGATCCACAAAGCTTACTACAACCAGTTATACCTCCAAGGTGTAAACGTCTACTCAATGTATCTTCCTCATCCTCGTTACTCAGTATACCACTTAATTCATATTCTCATTCATGTACAAATTTGTCGATTCCTTCCCAAGATACTTTACCTCATGAAGTTCAAAAGTGTAATGTATCCGTACCAA CCTTATCCTACCGTTGTCATCAATTTGTTAATGTTTCTATCAGTTATCCGCTAATATGTAATCTATGTAATGATTATATAGTGACACCACGGTGTAATGCTAATAGATGCTTTGCTTGCAAGTCTGTATTTCATCTTGTTTGTGCTGAATACTCTAAAAGATTTGAAGTATTCACGTGTCAGCCTCCAGTAAATGACAATTCGACAATTAAATCAGAGAAATTGACTTGTTCATCAACATGTAATGCTTTCTCATTGTTATCGTCTTCTATTTCCACCACTGAACAG CCACTGGCTTCTTGGAATTGTAATCAAGTAGCCCATTGGTTAGCTGTTGTTGGCCTTGGTCGATTTGTTCGATTATTCATCAAATTGAATTTAGATGGTAATTTCCTTTCAGAAGTTACTTATGATTCACCTCATTTGTGTAGAGTAGCTGACCCATTTGCTCGTGAAACATTAGAAAGAGCAATATTG ACTTTACAAGGTAAAGAACCTACTCCTGGAGAAAATCTGGACATATTCGCGAATTTGGATATCGATAGAAAATTTCCAGGAAAAAGTAGCGATTCTCGGCAGCACGATTTCCAGCTCACCTCTTTTTACAGAATAGTCTCCTGTATAGTGTGCAATATTCCTTTATTAG GCTTCAGTCATCAGGGATTCCAGTGTAAAAAGTGTGGAGCTATTTGTCATCGTATCTGTAAAGCTTTAGAGTATTTTTCAAATTGTCCTGGAGTATTTTGTGCGACTAAAGAATTTAATCCCGAAAAGCCGGGCGCTGGCTGTGAAACGAATGAAATTCCCACTTCATTGGTTCCGTATGTTAGTGAATACTTTGGTGTTAAATTGGAAGAACAA AAATTAGATTCTAATTCAAAAGTCCCTGTATTCTTAACTACATGTACTGAACAAATAGAAAAACTAGCTTCTGAAAGTTTTATTACTGCCAGTAATAATCCGTGTATTCAACCTGTTGACTTGGCTATGGTTTATCAACAGTCAGCTTTAACGCATACTCTACAAGAACTTCATGATACATTTGCTCATTGTTTACCATTACCTGGTATAGAACAGTCATCTACCCATCCGTTGGACATTGTACGTTTTGCCCAATTAATGAAAGCTTTTCTTCGTGATTTACCAGTGAATGTGATACCTGAAGAGTACTATTTAGATTTTTGCAGTTTAGCAAATATAGGAAATATAG ATGAAAAGGAAAAAGCTGTTCATGCATTTCTTCAAAGTTTTCCTGAACTTCATCGGTTGTGtttgattcatatttttaaCCATTTAGTCTTCGTGCTGAATCATCAAAATAAGTTAAGGTCTTATTTGTCAGATTCATCGTCTGTCAATCTGAACCGGTCGAATTCATTTTCCAGTATAAatgtattgaataaagctactCCTTGGTTGATGGTTTTTCGACAAATCCTTGTTCGACCACCATGGCATCTTATCACCGACATAGCTATGGGTATGGATACACATATGCGTGCTTTAGAGGCTCTCTTTTCATCTTTTGTTGATCTTTCCACTGAGGAATCAGAATGTACATCCCAAACTAAAAATTCCGAAGCACAATCTGATGTATCAGATTCAAATCTTCAGAGAAATTATGTATCTTTTTCGCAATTTGAACGTATTT ccAGATATCAGGGTGAAAAACATACATCTTCAGAATCCGTCTCACTATATCCTACTAATGAAGTTGCACCAACTATTAATACTCCACCTAGTCCTACTTCAATTGCTGCTAATAAAAAAGATTTAAAGAATCAAGAATGGTATTGGGGTGATATAACTCAAGAAGTGGTACGTGAACTGATGACAGATCTTCAAGATGGATATTTCCTTGTTCGTGATGCTTCTGGGAGTTCATCTGCTGCATTCACTTTGGTAGTCAG ATGGCGTGGTTTAAATAAGTTGAATCGAATCTATCATCGTGGTGATTATTTCGGGTTCACTGATCCCCCATATCCAAGTTGTCGTTTAGTTTCTGAACTTGTTGAATTTTGTCGTGTTCATCCACTAACTTTGACTAGTTGTAGCAATCTACGATTAATTTGGCCTGTATCGCGTCGTCATAAACGTTTTCATGGCAAAACTGATATCTCATTCGATAATACTGTATCTAATGAGAATAGGAGCGATGCAGATGGAGTGTTTGCCTGCTTCCTAACTGAGTCACAATTGAACAGTGAATTGAAAAGTAAAGCTGCTGAAATTAATCAGTTGGATAAAGTTATTACTGATTTACAGTTACAGTCAAAAAATGCAATTGATTTGAAAGAGGAAGGTGTTCGTCTTATAAAGGGTTATCAAAAGATACGTAATTGGTTACAAACCTCATTGAGTCAGTTAGATGATTATTCATATCCTAGTGAAAA GTTAAAGATCTCACCTCAAATTGAAACACTAAAAAGAGaaatagatgaaattgaaagACAAATCAAAATTAACAAGGAAGAGGTTAATAATCAATCCAAATTAGCTCGAataatatgtgaaaattatgctAATGCAATTTTTCGTCAGCGTAAAGTAAGAAGACAGGCCCACGAGATTCGACGAGCATTAAAAGATCGAGGATTTAAAGAAGAGTCTTTATCTTCTTCGAGTTCTTCATTATGTGATGATTCCATTTCTTCAGCGAAACAGTCAATCGATAACCAGAGTAATATTGTACCGGGAAATTCTATAAGTTCTCatgatgatatttatttacCGGAGGAGATACGTGATCGTCGATATTGGTTCCTCACAGATGCTACTAGAGAAAAGGTAGAGGAGTTATTGAGGGATAGACCTGCTGGGACTTTTGTTGTCAGACCTTCTGCTACTAGTGATAAATTGGCGTTGGGTATACG GTTAGCAACATCTGTTCAACATTGTTTAATTCATTGTGTAAATGGAAAATATGGATTTGTTGAAAATTCTTGTACATTTGAATCATTGGAAGCTTTGATCTGTTACTATCATGTGGAGAATTTAAAGCGATACAATAATCTACTCAACATAACTTTAAAGTATCCAATTAAGTTGCAATTGGATGACTGA